Proteins encoded together in one Chryseobacterium sp. G0201 window:
- a CDS encoding nucleotide sugar dehydrogenase — MEKQFKIAVIGLGYVGLPLGRLFATKYPVVGFDINKKRIEELNIGVDSTLEVEPEVLKPILTQENPFNQADKNGLYCSYDINDIKEANIYIITVPTPVDKHNRPDLTPLYKASETVGKVLSKGDIVIYESTVYPGATEEECIPVLEKVSGMKFNEDFFAGYSPERINPGDKEHTVEKILKVTSGSTPEIGEVVDGLYKSVIIAGTHLAPTIKIAEAAKVIENSQRDINIAFVNELAKIFNLLEIDTHAVLKAAGTKWNFLPFKPGLVGGHCIGVDPYYLAQKAQENGYHPEIILAGRRLNDSMGQYVASQLVKTMIKKKLTINDAKVLNLGITFKENCPDVRNTKAVDVITGLEDYALQVTTFDPWADPAEVKHEYGLTVVNEIPDEKFDAIILTVAHNEFMNLDLRKYLKEGGVIYDVKGILEECDSRL, encoded by the coding sequence GTGGAAAAACAATTTAAGATTGCCGTTATCGGATTAGGATACGTAGGTCTGCCTTTGGGTAGATTATTTGCAACCAAGTATCCGGTTGTAGGTTTCGATATCAATAAAAAAAGGATTGAGGAACTGAATATAGGGGTAGACAGTACTTTAGAGGTAGAACCCGAAGTATTGAAGCCTATATTAACACAGGAAAACCCTTTTAATCAAGCCGATAAAAATGGATTGTACTGCTCTTATGATATCAACGATATTAAGGAGGCAAACATTTACATTATTACAGTTCCAACTCCGGTTGATAAACATAACCGTCCCGATCTGACGCCTTTATATAAAGCTTCAGAAACTGTAGGTAAGGTATTGTCTAAAGGAGATATTGTAATTTATGAATCTACCGTATATCCTGGTGCTACTGAAGAAGAATGTATTCCTGTTCTGGAAAAAGTTTCAGGAATGAAATTTAACGAAGACTTTTTCGCAGGATATTCTCCGGAACGTATTAATCCGGGAGATAAGGAACATACTGTAGAAAAAATCTTAAAAGTGACTTCTGGTTCAACACCCGAAATTGGAGAAGTAGTAGATGGTTTATATAAATCTGTGATCATTGCTGGAACTCATTTGGCACCAACAATCAAGATTGCAGAAGCTGCCAAAGTAATTGAAAATTCACAAAGAGATATCAATATCGCTTTTGTTAATGAATTAGCAAAGATTTTCAATCTTTTGGAAATTGATACTCACGCCGTATTAAAAGCTGCCGGAACGAAGTGGAACTTTTTACCCTTCAAGCCCGGATTAGTAGGTGGTCACTGTATTGGAGTAGATCCTTATTACCTAGCGCAAAAAGCACAAGAAAACGGCTATCACCCGGAAATCATACTGGCTGGACGTCGTCTTAACGATTCTATGGGGCAGTATGTAGCTTCACAGTTGGTGAAAACGATGATTAAAAAGAAGCTTACCATCAATGATGCTAAAGTTTTAAACTTAGGAATAACGTTTAAAGAAAACTGTCCTGATGTACGTAATACAAAAGCGGTAGATGTAATTACCGGGCTTGAGGATTATGCGTTACAAGTGACGACTTTTGATCCTTGGGCAGATCCTGCGGAAGTAAAACATGAGTATGGTCTTACGGTTGTTAATGAGATTCCCGATGAAAAGTTTGATGCGATTATTCTTACTGTTGCACATAATGAGTTCATGAATTTGGATTTACGTAAGTATCTAAAAGAAGGAGGAGTGATTTATGATGTAAAGGGAATTTTAGAAGAATGTGATTCTAGACTGTAA
- a CDS encoding SDR family oxidoreductase, whose translation MHKILITGGAGFIGSNLTEYFLNKGYFVVCLDNFETGHRHNVEPFLQNPNYKLIEGDIRDLETCQKAVENVDYVLHEAALGSVPRSIKNPITSNDVNVSGFLNMLIAARDANVKRFVYAASSSTYGDSASLPKVEDVIGKPLSPYAITKYVNELYADVFSKTYGMQCIGLRYFNVFGRRQDPNGAYAAVIPLFIKQFMNNESPKINGTGDYSRDFTYIDNVIQMNELAMLTENPEAINTVYNTAVGDRTTLNDLIGYLKKYLSEFDEKIAGIDATHGPNRVGDIPHSLASVEKAEKLLGYQPTHTIEQGLQEAISWYWENLK comes from the coding sequence ATGCATAAAATTTTAATTACAGGCGGAGCTGGTTTTATCGGTTCTAACTTAACGGAATATTTTCTAAACAAAGGCTATTTTGTAGTTTGTTTAGATAATTTTGAAACAGGTCACCGTCATAATGTCGAGCCTTTTCTTCAAAACCCAAATTATAAATTAATTGAAGGAGATATACGCGATTTGGAAACTTGCCAAAAAGCAGTTGAAAATGTAGATTATGTATTGCATGAGGCGGCATTAGGCTCTGTTCCAAGATCTATTAAAAATCCTATCACAAGTAATGATGTGAATGTTTCAGGATTTTTAAATATGTTGATCGCGGCGCGTGATGCCAACGTAAAACGTTTTGTATATGCTGCTTCATCATCAACTTATGGTGACTCTGCTTCATTACCTAAAGTAGAGGACGTAATCGGGAAACCATTATCGCCATATGCCATTACCAAATATGTAAATGAACTATACGCTGACGTATTCTCAAAAACATACGGAATGCAGTGTATCGGTTTAAGATATTTCAACGTATTCGGACGCAGACAGGATCCCAACGGAGCGTATGCAGCCGTGATTCCTTTGTTTATAAAACAATTTATGAATAATGAATCTCCCAAAATCAATGGAACAGGAGATTATTCGCGTGACTTCACTTACATTGATAATGTCATTCAGATGAATGAACTGGCAATGTTGACAGAAAACCCGGAAGCAATCAATACAGTGTATAATACAGCGGTAGGTGATCGTACAACATTGAATGATCTTATTGGATACCTTAAAAAATATTTAAGTGAATTCGATGAAAAAATTGCCGGGATTGATGCTACGCATGGTCCGAACCGTGTCGGTGATATACCGCACTCGTTAGCTTCGGTTGAAAAAGCAGAAAAATTATTAGGATATCAGCCTACCCATACTATAGAACAAGGCTTACAGGAAGCTATCAGTTGGTACTGGGAAAATTTAAAATAA
- a CDS encoding GumC family protein codes for MQQIEFQTKDEKLNIRKTVSQYLYKWPWFIASILVFVTGAYIYLRYSVPQYQSKTTLKFDKKQNDLSSALADLDNLGIGLGNADELKSEAAVVNSRPILMQVVQNLNLNVEYYNSGEIKDSQLFGNAPITAKIVTYNKDNKKFVSSQYTVTGVKGDEFILKSEKKGSFKGKFNIPLQLDFGTVVLQRNPVLAFKSEYKIIFWNPIEKVKRLEKKIQVNLPDEKAMLMDISLIGSLPEKSEAILNEVTKQYNLDGQKDKNLQAENTQKFIDKRLEVITKDLSGVENQKEDFQNRNRIVDLQAQAELALQNTSENTKTLLLQQTQLDLLNSLTAEASKSNNQLMPSNLGLNPSLEQSISQYNQLLITRNKTLKQATNENPAVIEMNREIASLKDVIRDNIREQKETVQAGISQLQNQITTSNNVIEKVPGQSKVYRGIERQQNLKEQLFLFLLQKREENAINLSVDVPKAKIVNPAFTEDTPVSPKRGIILPGAFFLGLLIPFAIFYLLFGFDDKIYTRDDIKERSGLGVLVDIPSLKDKENHLVQKNDFSELAEAFRVLVSNLKFVLPVKDSAKVIMVTSSVKGEGKTLVSVNLALTLANKNGRALLIGSDIRNPQIQRYDSEPTKRKGLTEYLYDDSVDVDDLIHTSTTNPACDVIYAGTIPPNPQELLSNGRYQKLISEMSSQYAYIIIDSAPLMLVSDTLSIADAADATLYVVRSGISRNILVDFANDQVKESKLTNVSFIINDVSKRAGGYGYNYSYGYGYGQNDKKSWWKKMFKS; via the coding sequence ATGCAGCAGATAGAATTTCAAACAAAGGACGAAAAATTAAACATAAGGAAAACTGTTTCTCAATACCTGTATAAATGGCCTTGGTTTATTGCCTCTATTTTAGTCTTTGTAACAGGTGCTTATATTTACCTTAGATACAGTGTACCTCAGTATCAGTCTAAAACTACCCTTAAATTTGATAAAAAACAAAATGATCTTTCCTCAGCGCTAGCCGACCTTGATAATCTCGGAATAGGCCTTGGGAATGCTGATGAGTTAAAAAGCGAAGCTGCGGTTGTGAATTCACGACCAATACTGATGCAGGTAGTACAAAATCTTAATCTGAATGTAGAATATTACAATTCAGGGGAAATTAAAGATTCGCAGCTGTTTGGCAATGCTCCTATCACCGCAAAAATAGTCACTTATAATAAAGATAATAAAAAATTTGTATCTTCTCAATACACGGTAACAGGTGTAAAGGGCGATGAGTTTATCCTTAAGAGTGAGAAGAAAGGAAGTTTTAAAGGGAAATTCAATATTCCTTTGCAACTGGATTTTGGAACAGTAGTTTTACAAAGAAATCCTGTTCTTGCTTTTAAATCAGAATATAAAATTATTTTTTGGAATCCGATTGAGAAGGTAAAAAGACTCGAAAAAAAGATACAGGTAAATTTACCGGATGAAAAGGCAATGTTGATGGATATTAGCCTTATAGGATCTCTTCCGGAAAAATCAGAGGCTATTCTTAACGAAGTGACCAAACAGTATAATTTAGATGGCCAAAAAGATAAAAATTTACAGGCTGAGAATACTCAGAAATTTATTGATAAAAGACTAGAGGTTATTACCAAAGATCTTTCCGGGGTAGAAAATCAGAAAGAAGATTTTCAAAACCGCAATCGTATCGTTGATTTGCAGGCGCAGGCAGAATTAGCACTTCAGAATACAAGTGAGAATACTAAGACTCTTCTTCTTCAGCAGACACAGCTTGATCTTTTGAACTCTCTTACTGCAGAAGCTTCAAAAAGTAACAATCAGCTTATGCCGTCTAATCTGGGGTTGAATCCTTCATTGGAGCAATCGATTTCTCAATACAATCAGCTTCTTATCACTAGAAATAAGACACTTAAGCAGGCAACCAATGAAAACCCTGCTGTCATTGAAATGAACAGAGAAATTGCTTCATTGAAAGATGTTATCCGTGATAACATTCGTGAGCAGAAAGAAACCGTACAGGCTGGTATTTCTCAACTTCAAAATCAAATCACAACCAGTAATAATGTTATAGAAAAAGTTCCCGGTCAATCTAAAGTATACAGGGGAATTGAGCGTCAGCAAAACCTTAAAGAGCAGTTATTTTTATTCTTATTGCAAAAAAGAGAAGAAAATGCAATCAACCTATCGGTAGATGTACCGAAAGCCAAAATTGTAAATCCTGCATTTACAGAAGATACTCCGGTATCGCCTAAAAGAGGTATTATCCTTCCGGGAGCCTTTTTCTTAGGATTATTAATTCCTTTTGCAATTTTCTATTTGTTATTTGGTTTTGATGACAAAATCTATACAAGAGATGATATTAAAGAACGTTCCGGGCTGGGAGTATTGGTTGATATACCATCACTTAAAGATAAAGAAAACCATTTGGTTCAGAAAAACGACTTTTCAGAGTTGGCGGAAGCATTCAGGGTCCTTGTTTCCAACCTTAAATTTGTTTTACCGGTAAAAGATTCTGCCAAAGTTATTATGGTGACTTCTTCGGTAAAAGGTGAGGGAAAAACCCTTGTATCCGTAAATCTTGCTCTTACTTTAGCCAATAAAAACGGAAGAGCTCTTTTGATTGGTTCGGATATTCGTAATCCGCAGATCCAGAGATATGATAGCGAACCGACGAAAAGAAAAGGTCTTACAGAATATTTATATGATGATTCGGTAGATGTAGACGATCTTATCCATACATCAACAACCAATCCTGCATGTGATGTCATTTATGCAGGAACAATTCCTCCAAATCCTCAGGAACTGCTTTCAAATGGAAGATATCAGAAGCTTATTTCGGAGATGTCGTCTCAATATGCTTATATTATTATTGACTCTGCACCGCTTATGCTGGTTTCGGATACATTAAGTATTGCTGATGCTGCAGATGCAACTTTATATGTAGTAAGATCCGGAATATCAAGAAATATACTGGTAGATTTTGCCAATGATCAGGTGAAGGAATCTAAATTAACGAATGTATCTTTTATCATTAACGATGTTTCGAAGCGCGCAGGCGGCTATGGATATAACTATAGCTACGGATATGGCTACGGTCAAAATGATAAGAAAAGTTGGTGGAAGAAAATGTTTAAATCATAG